A genomic segment from Paenibacillus sp. FSL K6-1096 encodes:
- the fapR gene encoding transcription factor FapR has product MSKKERQQKLLSIIEGNPFVTDRELTRQLKVSIQTIRLDRMELGIPELRERMKQMAEHSYDQVRSLPADEVVGDIVDLQLDRSGISIFEIRGEHVFSRNGIARGHYVFGQANSLAVAVINDEIALTASAEVRFVRMVRLGEKCIAKAQVRSQAGRAGKAEVDVFTYVGEELVFQGHFIVYRSAVEEYSEGGNRSADRH; this is encoded by the coding sequence ATGTCCAAGAAAGAACGCCAGCAGAAGCTGCTGTCTATAATTGAAGGGAACCCTTTTGTAACCGACCGGGAGTTAACCCGCCAGCTGAAGGTAAGCATTCAGACGATCCGGCTGGACCGGATGGAGCTGGGAATACCGGAGCTGCGCGAACGCATGAAGCAGATGGCAGAGCATTCCTACGATCAGGTGCGTTCGCTGCCTGCTGATGAGGTGGTCGGTGACATTGTCGATCTGCAGCTCGACCGGAGCGGCATCTCGATCTTCGAGATCCGCGGGGAGCATGTCTTCTCCCGGAACGGGATCGCCCGGGGGCATTACGTCTTCGGCCAGGCGAATTCGCTCGCGGTTGCTGTAATTAACGACGAGATTGCCTTAACAGCTTCGGCGGAGGTCCGGTTTGTACGCATGGTCAGGCTGGGGGAGAAGTGTATTGCCAAGGCGCAGGTGCGCTCCCAGGCAGGCAGGGCCGGCAAAGCTGAAGTGGACGTGTTTACATATGTCGGGGAAGAACTGGTATTTCAAGGCCATTTTATAGTGTATCGTTCAGCGGTTGAAGAGTACAGCGAAGGGGGAAACCGGAGTGCGGATCGCCATTGA